A single Drosophila ananassae strain 14024-0371.13 chromosome 3L, ASM1763931v2, whole genome shotgun sequence DNA region contains:
- the LOC6495618 gene encoding pneumococcal serine-rich repeat protein isoform X1, whose protein sequence is MESMRRNEANTSHHPNKVALNSSNVATESNIKSNKLLANLSAAGAATATTATTAATTANQALNFNNKTKATTTAAAAAAAAAAKSNHNNNNNNNNSSAIKKHTNTKLTGSGKSTSCQSSSTSSLSSSSSSSNSSESKDTNFEYEDEWNIGGIPELLDDLDADIEKSAAHSSGGGNQATALNAKQATSSTTSSSSSSKGGATSSASSSAASASAASASASASHKSHKTTLHSNLSATSPTTIKFTRQPVAGGGSTSSTSAPTTSGGANAVAKGSSSSSSTSSSTSSSSSSSSSSSSSSSSSSSSSSSSGKHHHHHHHHSNNNGSGSNSKGYKSALVAQLNSPSPLNNNNNSNSKALSQGNQGSQGNGGNGGSGAGAGSTLSSSTFAGFSKGGSLVSSSSSSASASSTAAAGSTATAAGSGQQGSKFPAGGMSSQTGNFTNNNNNNSSSGNSGGSGSGSGSSSGGSNSIGSGSNNSTSAGGAPSSQGGGGSSSNSSSSSSSSSSGKSSAKMSIDHQATLDKGLKMKIKRTKPGTKSSEAKHEIVKATDQQQNGALGAGSNSSANDDGSSGSSSNNTSSLAAGNSSSSASSGGGSSSSSGSGSSGSSKKHLNNANASSGSSSGGGGGSGSQNNSGGHASGGGSSGGSQSTPQGTKRGSSGHRREKTKDKNAHSNRMSVDKSAAAASAAGEKDTPEKGSGSGAGGSPCSCNGEVGAPCSHHACIRRAAHMSNSGGNSNSGSGTGSNSSSSMSAVPPGVFTPSAGSPSGGSPSAVVPAAASLLAAAGGASSGGSQLANSGASGGSGGGPNAPGPPGKDSSGSGIKISSHIAAQLAAAAASNNSYSGSGSNSGQGQNSNSGGSGGADSKGAAAAQAKLMAPGMISATMHHTISVPAGSGGPGDEETKSPPAKRAKHEAGAGGGNGGGSGKEMVDICIGTSVGTITEPDCLGPCEPGTSVTLEGIVWHETEGGVLVVNVTWRGKTYVGTLLDCTRHDWAPPRFCDSPTEELDSRTPKGRGKRGRSAGLTPDLSNFTETRSSIYFSHAQVHSKLRNGATKGRGATRSASGNAAANSNSGSSGNGGGATPSTSPTAFLPPRAEKRKSKDEAPSPLNGDASDGGAAGGVAGAGGVNMVNASGIPISASGGGLATQPQSLLNPVTGLNVQISTKKCKTASPCAISPVLLECPEQDCSKKYKHANGLRYHQSHAHGAGGGVSSMDEDSMQAPEEPATPPSPGGATVSGAGSGSGSGSAAGASAAAAAAAGTSPAAAPVPAPVSTPTASNSNPVTNGSSAPPASPSVAVASNSSSTAAETSPAPAIAAPPPVTPPASASGLSSAGGEPSAPPVLPMGSLPLAGAAPPVAQPPLPAQQQQPQLLTPAGSATSNPQQQQQQPVAGGSITAGISGQALSQHQQQLMGGLPAMLSEQQQQALLQQGALKAGVLRFGPPDAAPLQQQQPGQAPGGNPQTQQSPPRPPSHNQDGQQTPTSYAQQAGLKTSPGFGSVGVGGSGTKQKKNRKSPGPGDFDGRVSREDVQSPAYSDISDDSTPVVEQEMLDKSVGQAAAAKHIELLGKKPPEVGVGVGVPPAPAPNMYVPGMYQFYPAQQQAPPQPPQQPQPQPYMVQTEPGKPPGMPPALTPQQQQQLQPGAPPPTSQASSHLLGPPVQPQSVAAHLADYSGKNKDPPLDLMTKPQQPGQQPPPPQQPGQQPGQPDNQNNGKDGNGGPPTSQAGSQPPPVNLSAVAGPPPGALPPGLGGISALGAAGLGGPGPGKGLPHYYPFNFIPPAYPYNVDPNFGPVSIVASEEAAKLAGHPGLPPSSQAQQLSGISIKEERLKESPSPHDQPKHMPPQQQLLANKVIKQEPMTKQEIKQEPNPTPGPQHQPPSQPAAPQPQQPQPPPPQPQQPHALHPKDLQALGAYPAIYQRHSMNLAAVQQARDEELRRYYMFTGRQNQAAAAAAAAAQNAANAGAPGGGLPPHPGLMHKDEPGLSSSQSQQVHQQQQQQQQMQLAQQQQALQQHHQHLQQQHQQQQQQQQQQQQQQQQQQQQQQQQKLKQSQAASAAANNKATNLTKDSPKQKNSSAEEEQQQQQQLKVKQEGQKPTMETQGPPPPPTSQYFLHPSYISPAPFGFDPNHPMYRNVLMSAAGPYNAAPYHLPIPRYHAPEDLSRNTGTKALDALHHAASQYYTTHKIHELSERALKSPTSGSGPVKVSVSSPSIGPPQPGGPVSSGGPSSGPGPVSGVLGPGSGPSQPPGSAPGSAGGVPLNLQPPPGGLGPAPGSKPDLSGPKGHGVPSVGSALDGHKQSLSGGPPPNGPSGNGAVGGVGGAAGNGAPGGGGAGAADSRSPPPQRHVHTHHHTHVGLGYPMYPAPYGAAVLASQQAAAVAVINPFPPGPSK, encoded by the exons ATGGAGTCAATGAGACGTAACGAGGCGAACACTAGCCACCACCCGAACAAG GTGGCCCTGAATAGCAGCAACGTAGCAACGGAAAGCAATATTAAGAGTAATAAATTGTTAGCTAATTTAAGTGCGGCAGGAGCAGCTACAGCTACAACGGCAACAACGGCAGCGACAACAGCGAATCAAGCGCTGAATTTCAATAACAAAACGAAGGCAACAActacagcggcagcagcagcagcagcagcagcagcgaagAGTAAtcacaataacaacaacaacaacaacaactccaGTGCGATCAAGAAGCACACGAATACAA AGTTAACTGGGAGTGGCAAGAGCACCTCCTGCCAGAGCAGCTCCACCTCGTCACTGTCCTCGTCGagtagctcctccaattcgaGTGAATCGAAGGACACGAATTTTGAGTACGAGGACGAGTGGAATATTGGCGGTATACCAGAGCTGCTGGACGATTTGGACGCAGACATTGAAAAGTCGGCGGCGCATTCTTCGGGTGGTGGCAACCAGGCTACCGCGCTAAATGCCAAGCAGGCAACCAGCTCCACCACTTCCTCCTCATCATCCTCCAAGGGCGGCGCCACATCATCCGCATCATCATcggcagcatcagcatcagcggCATCTGCATCGGCATCCGCATCGCACAAATCGCACAAGACCACGTTGCACAGCAACTTGTCGGCCACATCGCCAACCACAATTAAGTTCACACGGCAGCCGGTGGCCGGCGGTGGATCGACCTCCTCCACAAGCGCACCCACCACTAGTGGCGGTGCTAACGCGGTGGCCAAAGGATCCTCTTCCTCGTCCTCCACATCATCATCCACATCTTCTTcctcatcgtcgtcgtcgtcgtcgtcgtcttcGTCTtcgtcgtcatcatcatcatcgtcttCGTCGGGgaagcaccaccaccaccatcatcaCCACTCGAacaacaacggcagcggcagcaactCCAAGGGCTACAAGTCCGCTTTGGTGGCTCAACTGAACAGTCCCAGTCCgctgaacaacaacaacaacagcaattcCAAGGCCCTGAGCCAAGGAAACCAAGGCAGTCAAGGGAACGGTGGTAACGGAGGATCGGGTGCAGGAGCCGGCAGCACATTGTCATCCTCGACATTTGCCGGCTTCTCCAAGGGTGGTAGCCTagtctcctcctcctcgtcgtcggCTAGCGCATCTTCAACCGCGGCAGCAGGATCCACAGCTACGGCAGCTGGCAGTGGTCAGCAGGGATCTAAATTTCCCGCTGGCGGCATGTCCTCGCAAACAGGCAACTTtactaacaacaacaacaacaacagcagcagcggcaacagcggCGGAAGCGGTAGCGGTAGCGGCAGCAGCTCAGGTGGCAGCAACAGTATAGGTAGCGGGAGCAACAACAGCACATCCGCCGGTGGTGCGCCAAGTTCCcaaggcggcggcggcagcagcagcaacagcagcagcagcagctccagctcctccagtGGCAAATCGAGCGCAAAGATGTCCATTGACCACCAGGCCACACTCGACAAAGGACTCAAAATGAAGATCAAGCGCACCAAGCCGGGCACCAAGAGCTCGGAGGCCAAGCACGAGATTGTGAAGGCCACCGACCAGCAGCAGAACGGAGCCCTGGGCGCCGGATCCAATAGCTCGGCCAATGATGACGGTAGCTCCGGCTCCAGTTCCAACAACACGTCTTCCCTGGCCGCCGGCAACTCGTCGAGCAGCgccagcagcggcggcggcagctcCTCCAGTAGCGGCAGCGGGTCATCTGGTAGCAGTAAAAAGCACCTGAACAACGCCAACGCCAGCAGTGGCTCCTCAtcgggcggcggcggcgggaGCGGCAGTCAGAACAATTCCGGCGGACATGCCAGCGGAGGGGGATCCTCCGGTGGCAGCCAGTCCACGCCGCAGGGCACCAAACGCGGCAGTTCCGGTCATCGGCGCGAGAAGACCAAGGACAAGAACGCACATTCCAATCGCATGTCGGTGGACAAGTCGGCGGCGGCAGCTTCGGCGGCCGGAGAGAAGGACACGCCGGAGAAGGGTTCGGGTTCAGGAGCAGGTGGATCACCGTGCTCGTGCAACGGGGAGGTGGGAGCGCCGTGCTCTCATCACGCCTGCATCCGACGTGCCGCTCACATGTCCAACTCCGGCGGCAACTCTAATTCCGGCAGCGGCACAGGCTCCAACAGTAGCTCCTCCATGTCCGCTGTGCCCCCGGGGGTGTTCACGCCGTCGGCTGGATCCCCATCCGGTGGGTCGCCATCGGCTGTTGTGCCAGCGGCAGCTTCTTTGCTGGCGGCCGCCGGAGGGGCCTCCTCTGGAGGCTCCCAACTGGCCAACAGTGGTGCCAGCGGAGGATCCGGCGGAGGGCCCAATGCCCCCGGCCCACCGGGCAAGGACTCCTCCGGCAGCGGCATCAAAATCTCCTCACACATTGCCGCCCAACTGGCAGCGGCCGCCGCCTCCAACAATAGCTACAGCGGGAGTGGCTCCAACTCCGGCCAGGGCCAGAACAGCAACAGCGGCGGCAGCGGAGGAGCAGATAGCAAGGGGGCTGCCGCGGCCCAGGCCAAGCTGATGGCCCCCGGCATGATCTCAGCCACCATGCACCACACGATCTCGGTGCCGGCCGGCAGCGGAGGACCCGGCGACGAGGAAACCAAATCCCCGCCAGCCAAACGGGCCAAGCATGAAGCTGGCGCCGGTGGCGGCAACggcggtggcagtggcaaggAAATGGTGGACATATGTATCGGTACCTCCGTGGGAACGATCACCGAGCCGGACTGCCTGGGACCGTGCGAGCCGGGCACCTCGGTCACCCTCGAGGGCATCGTGTGGCACGAGACTGAGGGCGGGGTGCTCGTTGTTAACGTTACGTGGCGGGGCAAGACCTATGTGGGCACCCTGCTCGACTGCACCCGCCACGACTGGGCTCCTCCAAG ATTCTGTGATTCACCAACTGAAGAATTAGATTCTCGAACTCCAAAGGGACGCGGCAAGCGCGGACGCAGTGCAGGTCTGACACCGGACCTCAGCAACTTTACCGAGACCAGAAGTTCG ATTTACTTCTCGCACGCCCAGGTGCATTCCAAGTTGCGCAATGGCGCCACCAAGGGACGCGGGGCGACACGCAGCGCTTCCGGCAATGCGGCGGCTAATAGCAACAGCGGCTCATCGGGCAATGGAGGCGGGGCCACGCCCAGCACCTCACCCACAGCCTTCCTGCCGCCGCGAGCGGAGAAGCGCAAGTCCAAGGACGAGGCGCCATCGCCACTTAACGGCGATGCATCTGACGGAGGAGCAGCGGGCGGAGTGGCTGGTGCCGGCGGCGTGAACATGGTGAACGCCAGCGGCATACCAATCTCGGCCAGCGGCGGTGGCCTGGCCACCCAGCCGCAGAGCCTGCTCAATCCGGTCACCGGCCTGAATGTCCAGATCAGCACCAAGAAATGTAAGACTGCCTCGCCCTGCGCGATCTCCCCGGTGCTGCTTGAGTGTCCCGAGCAGGACTGCAGCAAGAAGTACAAGCACGCCAACGGCCTGCGCTACCACCAATCGCACGCCCACGGCGCCGGTGGCGGAGTCAGCTCCATGGACGAGGACTCTATGCAGGCGCCCGAGGAACCAGCCACGCCGCCCTCCCCTGGAGGGGCTACTGTCTCAGGAGCCGGTTCTGGAAGTGGCTCGGGATCGGCAGCAGGAGcttctgcagcagcagcagctgccgcAGGGACATCTCCGGCCGCGGCACCAGTGCCAGCGCCTGTTAGCACACCAACCGCCAGCAATTCGAATCCCGTCACCAATGGCAGCAGTGCCCCCCCAGCCTCACCATCAGTGGCCGTGGCAAGCAACAGTTCTTCCACAGCGGCGGAGACGTCACCCGCCCCCGCGATCGCCGCCCCACCACCCGTCACGCCTCCAGCTTCCGCCTCTGGCTTGTCATCGGCCGGAGGAGAGCCGTCTGCCCCTCCAGTTCTGCCGATGGGCAGCCTGCCGTTGGCTGGCGCCGCTCCTCCGGTGGCACAACCGCCTCTTCCGgcccaacagcagcagccacagtTGCTTACTCCGGCTGGCAGTGCGACCAGCAATcctcagcagcagcaacagcagccagtGGCCGGTGGAAGCATCACCGCTGGCATCTCCGGGCAGGCCTTGtcgcagcaccagcagcagctgatGGGCGGTCTGCCGGCCATGTTGTcggagcaacagcagcaggcaTTGCTGCAGCAAGGAGCAC TCAAAGCCGGAGTCCTTCGTTTCGGGCCACCGGATGCGGCACCtctgcagcaacagcaaccggGTCAGGCACCTGGCGGCAATCCACAGACACAGCAGTCGCCTCCCCGACCGCCAAGCCACAACCAAGATGGACAGCAAACGCCGACCAGTTACGCCCAGCAGGCGGGCCTAAAGACCTCGCCCGGATTCGGATCCGTGGGTGTCGGAGGATCGGGTACTAAGCAGAAGAAGAACCGCAAGTCGCCGGGTCCCGGGGACTTTGATGGCCGTGTGTCGCGCGAAGATGTCCAGAGTCCGGCGTACAGTGATATATCCGACGACTCCACTCCGGTGGTCGAGCAGGAGATGCTGGACAAGTCGGTCGGGCAGGCGGCGGCGGCCAAGCACATCGAGCTGCTGGGCAAGAAGCCGCCGGAGGTGGGCGTTGGTGTTGGAGTGCCTCCGGCCCCAGCTCCCAACATGTATGTGCCGGGAATGTACCAGTTCTATCCAGCGCAACAGCAGGCCCCGCCCCAGCCCCCGCagcagccccagccccagccgtACATGGTCCAGACGGAGCCGGGCAAGCCGCCGGGTATGCCTCCAGCACTGACTccccaacagcaacagcagctgcaGCCGGGCGCCCCGCCGCCTACCTCGCAGGCGTCCAGCCATCTGCTCGGGCCACCTGTCCAGCCGCAGTCGGTCGCCGCCCACCTGGCGGACTACAGTGGCAAGAACAAGGATCCGCCCCTGGATCTGATGACCAAGCCACAGCAGCCGGGTCAGCAGCCGCCACCGCCGCAACAGCCGGGACAGCAGCCCGGGCAGCCGGACAACCAGAACAACGGCAAGGATGGCAACGGTGGTCCGCCAACCTCGCAGGCAGGATCTCAGCCGCCGCCAGTTAACCTCAGTGCAGTGGCTGGTCCGCCGCCAGGAGCCCTGCCGCCGGGTCTGGGCGGGATTTCAGCGCTGGGTGCAGCCGGTCTGGGAGGTCCTGGACCGGGCAAGGGCTTGCCGCACTACTATCCTTTCAA TTTTATTCCTCCGGCGTATCCTTACAATGTGGATCCTAATTTCGGGCCAGTTTCCATTGTGGCATCCGAGGAGGCCGCCAAACTGGCTGGCCATCCAGGCTTGCCACCCAGCTCCCAAGCGCAACAACTGTCGGGGATTAGCATCAAGGAGGAGCGCCTCAAGGAGAGTCCCAGTCCACATGACCAGCCCAAGCACATGCCTCCCCAGCAGCAG cttttggccaacaaGGTGATCAAGCAGGAGCCGATGACCAAGCAGGAGATCAAGCAGGAGCCCAACCCGACTCCAGGGCCACAGCATCAGCCACCTTCGCAGCCGGCAGCGCCGCAGCCGCAACAGCCCCAGCCGCCTCCGCCGCAGCCCCAGCAGCCGCACGCCCTCCATCCGAAGGACCTGCAGGCACTGGGCGCCTATCCCGCCATCTACCAGCGCCACTCCATGAACCTGGCGGCGGTGCAGCAGGCTCGCGACGAAGAGCTGAGAAG GTACTATATGTTCACGGGTCGCCAGAACcaggcagctgctgctgcggccGCGGCAGCTCAGAACGCCGCCAATGCAGGAGCGCCGGGCGGAGGGCTTCCGCCACATCCTGGTCTAATGCACAAGGATGAGCCCGGCCTGTCCTCGTCTCAGTCCCAGCAAGtccaccaacagcagcagcaacagcagcagatgCAACtggcgcagcagcagcaagcgctgcagcaacaccaccagcacctccagcagcagcaccagcaacagcagcaacaacaacagcagcaacagcaacagcagcagcaacaacaacaacagcagcagcagcagaagctgaAACAGTCGCAGGCGGCAAGTGCGGCAGCCAACAACAAGGCCACCAACCTGACCAAGGACTCGCCCAAGCAGAAGAACAGCTCGGCCGAGGaggaacagcagcaacagcagcagctgaaGGTGAAGCAGGAGGGCCAGAAGCCGACGATGGAAACGCAAGGACCTCCGCCACCGCCCACGTCCCAGTACTTCCTCCATCCCTCGTACATCTCACCGGCACCCTTCGGTTTCGATCCCAACCATCCGATGTACCGCAATGTGCTGATGTCCGCTGCCGGGCCGTACAATGCTGCACCCTACCACCTGCCCATTCCGCGTTACCACGCCCCCGAAGATCTCTCGCGCAACACGGGCACCAAGGCACTGGATGCCCTGCATCATGCGGCCAGCCAGTACTACACCACCCACAAGATCCATGAGCTGAGCGAACGGGCCCTCAAGTCGCCCACCAGCGGCAGCGGCCCCGTCAAGGTGAGCGTCAGCAGTCCCAGCATCGGTCCACCCCAACCGGGCGGACCAGTGAGCAGCGGTGGACCCAGTTCCGGCCCGGGACCAGTTTCTGGTGTCCTCGGTCCCGGCAGCGGTCCAAGTCAACCGCCTGGCTCAGCGCCTGGGTCTGCGGGCGGTGTGCCGCTGAACCTACAGCCACCACCCGGAGGATTGGGCCCAGCGCCCGGCAGCAAACCGGATCTGTCCGGCCCCAAAGGCCATGGCGTGCCATCTGTTGGCTCCGCACTGGACGGCCATAAGCAGTCACTGTCCGGCGGACCACCGCCAAACGGGCCATCTGGTAACGGAGCCGTCGGTGGTGTGGGCGGAGCGGCCGGCAACGGAGCTCCGGGAGGAGGCGGTGCAGGTGCTGCCGACTCGCGAAGTCCGCCGCCCCAGCGACATGTCCACACCCACCACCATACGCACGTAGGTCTCGGCTATCCCATGTACCCGGCGCCCTACGGAG CGGCTGTTTTGGCTAGCCAGCAAGCGGCTGCTGTAGCTGTGATAAACCCGTTTCCGCCGGGTCCGTCGAAATGA